CGCGGCCGCCTGCAGCTTGCGGCAGAAGCTCATCTTCGCCCCGGGCAGCGattgtgaggaggaggaggaggaagaggaggaggaggaaggcagcggCCACAGCACCGGGGAGGACTCGGCCTTCCAGGAACCCGATTCGCCGCTGCCGTCCGCCCGCAGCCCCGCCGAGGCCGAAGCCGAGCGCCGCCGCTCGCCCGGCGCGGAGCCCAGCAGCCCCGGAGAGCTGGAGGACGACCTGCTGCTGCGGGGTGGCGGCGGGGGCGCGGaggcggcgggcggcggcggcgagggCGACTCTTGGGAGGAGGAGGGTTTCGGCTCGTCGTCGCCCGTCAAGTCACCGGCGACCGCCTACTTTCTGGGCCCCTCGTTCTCGCCGGTGCACTGCGGCGGCCCGGGGGATGCGTCCCCGCCGGGTTGCGGGGCGCCGCGGCCCATGGAGGGCCCTGGCTCGCCGCCGCCCGACTATCCAAGCACCCCGCCGCACAAGACTTTCCGCAAGCTGCGACTGTTTGACACGCCACACACGCCCAAGGTAAGCGGGGGACCTTGGGCGTGTTCCagggcctttaaaaaaaaaaaaggccgcgGCGCTGCAGCCGAGCGCGCCGCTGTTGGGGTTCGGTTACATAACCGCCCCGCCGCACCCCGCTCGCTGTCCTGCGccgccaccaaaaaaaaaaaaaaaaaaaagttggcagcCCCTCTTTTTGGCTCTGCCCAGAAGTTGTCGGTTAAGATTATGTAACTGAACAATGGGCCTGGTCTATAACTTCTTCATCTTACAAAGGGGCTGGTCCCCGCTGTCCAGGTGGCTGAGGATTTGGCCCCGGTGGCGCGGTGTGCCGGGATGCCGGCTTGGTGCGGGCCACCTGACACTCCCAGCCATATGCTGCCTTTTAAACGCGGTGATCGGGCCTGTAATTTGGGGAGCACGGGTAGAAggagttaggtttttttttgtttttccacctgTACTTGtggtttcttatttattatatgGCGTTAGAGAGGCTGCGTTTCCCTTTGGGAATTCTCTGCGTTTACAGTCATGAAGTCATGATTACAACAGGTAGTTTTGGACTTGTCTTTCGGGACTTAGTATTAGGGAAGCTTTGTGTTTACCCTGGGGTTTTCTCTGAGGCTTTGTTGGCCTGTGTGTCAAAATTGGTGTGTCTTAAGGAGGTGTGTGTTCAGCACCCGTCCGGAATAACCCGTGAACATGTGCACTATCACTGGTGAAATACTTTGGAagttacacacacataaaaaatcaaGATCACATACTTCCCCAAATTAAGACAGACATGGCACCTGTAAGTTTAACACGGAAAGAAGCCTTTAAAGGGAGTCTGTATTTATTGATTTCCATGCACCCTCGAGAATTTGAGCGTTGCTATTTTATTAGCCGACTTGCCCAAGGCAGGTTCCCTCTAGTAGTGAGGGGAGGAGTCCAGTGAGGTAGCCTTCAAAAGCCTTCTTGAGGTGGATGTGGGGACTTTCTGACActgactgcttttatttttagcatGTTGAAAGAACTTGTTAATTTTTAGTCACTATAAGCGTTCCTTTTAAGGACTAAGAACCGGTTTTTACTTTGCTATCTTTTTCAGATAAGTAGTTAGTGTTCAACCTGACCCCTAAGTCAGCCACTGTTTATTTTACTTGAAATAGAAGAAAGGCTTGTGTGTTCCCACCCCCTGTTCGTTCTTTCTTTTCCCCAGGTGGGGGAGTGGGACCTCGCCCTGCATGGGTTCTTCGTTCACTGTGTGATGCCACTTAGAAAGGCCAGTGGAAGGCTGTATCCTGAAGattgtcttttcctttcccagaGTTTGCTTTCCAAAGCTCGAGTAATTGATTCCAGCTCTGTTAAACTCCGGGGTGGTTCTCTATTCATGGACacagaaaaatcaggaaaaagagaaTTCGACACACGGCAAACTCCTCATGTGAATATTAATCCCTTTACTCCGGATCCTGTATTGCTTCACTCCTCAGGACGGTGTCGTGGGAGGAAAAGAGCGTATTTTAATGAGTAAGCCTCTCGAGTTTGGTTCCTCTATACACCTAAGATAGGTTCCAAGTACTACCAAAATTCAGTTTCTACGTTCATGAATGAATGTCTGTGCTCTGAAACTTCACTTCATTAGCCCTCAGCTTGCAGGAGATAGATCATCTGTAGAAAAGAAGTGGTGTGGCCTCTGTGAgtccaaagtcagcctggtctacagagcgagttccaggacagccagagctgttacacagagaagctctgtcttgaaaaacaaaacaaaacaaaaagtggtctaagaaaggaaaggaataagAACGGTGATTCCTGGAGAGATGCCTGAGGTGTTTGagagctctagctgtcctgggttcagttcttagcaccctgGGGTGCCTTACAACTGACGGAGACTGTTTCCAGGGCACCCATTGccccttctgacctcttcaggtcctaggcatgcatgtgatatTCATACATgccaaaaaccttttctttttacttaaaaaaacaaaaacaaaacaaaaaaacctagaccaggcagtggtggtgcacacctttagtccaacCACTCTGGGCTgaggcaagtggacctctgagtttgaggccagcctggtttacaaagcaagttccaagaaaaCCAGGacttaaacagagaaaccctgtcttggaaaaaacaaacaaacaaacaaacaaggcctAGATTTctatcaattatttatttatttatttattttgatgtgcattggtattttgcctacatgtatgtgtgaggatgctggatccccgggaactggagttagagacagttgttagctgccgtgtgggtactgggaattgaaccagggtcctttggaagagcagccagtgctcttaacctgtgggtcatctcttcagccccaaaccTAGATTTCTTGTCAGACATCTAGTGTCAACTAACCTGAGAGttgttattacatgtatttattttgtgtgtgtgcaggtcacaCACGTGGAGGTTGACTTTAGGGACTTggttcttccactgtgtgggtccctcAGATGTCAAGAGGTGGCTGGAACCCTTAACCCTCTAGAACCCTTGCCCTCTTgagccagcggttctcaaccttcctaatgctgtaaccttttaattcagttcctcatatTGCTATGatcccaaccgtaaaattatttttgttgctacttcataactgtagttttgctgttatgaattgtaatgtaaatgtctgatacgTATTTTACATTACCCCAAAGGGAtctggacccacaggttgagaagtgcTGCTTTGAGCTATCTTGATGGCCAGAGATTTGATTTATAAAAGCTTCAATTTTGGTCTGTGTAGCAGTAGTCTAGTCAGTGAGCATGTCTcagtagggatttttttttcatcagtttAGTCAAATTTTAGGGTTACAAAATGAActatatgctttcttttttatttctaccCATTAAAAATCCATTTCACTCTATGGTTAGTAGGTAAAATTCTTAACGTTAAGTTGATGTGTGTTCTGATATATTGGTAAAAACACATGTATTCTTCTTTCAGTTCCTCTGAAGACATGGAAGCCAGTGATTATGAGTTTGAAGATGAAACAAGACCTGCTAAAGTAAATAGCTTTTTACATTTTAGTTAGTTAATATATGTCTGCATGTTACATAAGCAACAGAACCTAggcagaataatttttaaatttaatctttgTATTATACCTGGATACTCTCCTTTATTACAGAGAATTACAATTACTGAAAGCAATATGAAGTCACGGTATGAAACTGAATTTCATGAGCTGGAGAAAATTGGTTCTGGAgaatttggttctgtgtttaagTGTGTGAAGAGGCTAGATGGATGCATTTATGCCATTAAGCGATCAAAAAAGCCATTGGCTGGCTCTGTTGATGAGtatgtattaaatatttttgtcttttgtattttgtCTCCTTCGTTATTGATAAACATTAAAGTTTTAGGTAACCAAACACCTAATGCTTTTATTaagactgggtctcatgtagctcaagctagccttgGTGAACTCACTATATACTGATGATTTTGAAcccccattctcctgcctcagtttccctgatgGTAGGGTTACAGTGTGTGTACTATGCCAGTTTGCATAATTCTTAGTTCTCTTACATCACTTTTTAGCATACCATTAGTTTGAAAAGGTCGTATTTACTTTATGGTGCTTCAGATGATTTGATTTAGTCCTGAGTAGAAATGATTTAACATCcagttaatatttttcttctaggCAGAATGCTTTGAGAGAAGTATATGCTCATGCTGTGCTTGGACAGCATTCCCACGTGGTTCGCTATTTCTCTGCATGGGCAGAAGATGACCATATGCTTATACAGAATGAATATTGTAATGGTAAGTGATGTTATGTTCATTCATAAACTTCTAAGTTTAAAAATACACACCATAAGAATATTCATGATGATCTTCCCCAGctctctttctcgtgtgtgtgtgtgtgtgtgtgtgtgtgtgtgtgtgtgtgtgtgtgtgtgagagagagagagagagagagagagagagagagagagagagagatttttaagatagggtcttactgtgtaaccctAGTTGGCCTGAAAGgctttgtaaaccaggttggccttagactcacagagatccacatgcttctGCCTACCCAATGtggggattaaagacatgtgctaccccACCTGGCTCCCTTTCTCATCTTTTATCCAGAAGAGTAATGTGAGTTTCAAGTTGGAAGCCTTATCAGTTCTGTGGCATCTACATACCTCAGTAGTAGAACTTGTTCTATTTATATGCCTGTCACTCAGTGCTGAGCTTCCTGAGAAGACAGCATACTGGTAGCCTGGCCGTGTCTATTTTGTTATTTCCTAGCACACAGCATAGTTTGTGGGCATACAGGAAAGATTATCTTAGTATGTTACAGTCTGTGGTTGTACAAGAATGTATGATGAGATGAGGCAGTTACAATAAATTCATTGGGTTCTCTGTTTTGGAGGCTAGGAAGTCTAAGAACATGCCATAGCATCTGAGGTGGTCATTCAGGCTGTATCTTTCCATGTGGAACGTAGGGTTTTCACTGTATATTCCTGGATGGAGCTCTATATATACAGACTAAACTGTCCTCCAATTCACAGAAATCTTCtggccttcctgagtgctgggattaaatgcatgtgccaccactcctggccccttttatttccttttcagtggcaaatttcatgatgacagtCCTTTCCTTTGCTGCACTAGGGTTGAACTGAGAGTCTCTAGAATGCTCTCAAGTGCCCTAcctctgagctatatcctcagttctttttatattttgttttgtgacttgtTTTGCTAAGCAGTTTGTCAgaactggccttgagctcatactCTAGCTAAAGCAGACCTTGATCTTATGATATTCCAGCAGGTTTGTACCACAAGGCCAGACTTAATTTAACATCAATCCCTTCTTGAAGGTACAGCCTTCTGACCTATTTACCTTTACTAAGACCCAGCTTCCAACACTTGAACTTTGGGATACACATTCAAATCATAAAGGAGTTTTCAATGAATTTTCACTGCATTTAGCTTCCACATTTTGTGTGCTTCTAACATAGATGTCAGTTTCTCATAAAAGGACAATGACTCCATTCATCTAAATTTAGCCATTTCTTGAAATTATTCTGAAATCCTTCTTTATTCCCACCATCTGTCCAGTCTAGTTTACTGCTAGAATTCATTAATACATCTGTATTAAGTAAGGTTTtaggtttttcaatacagggtttatctgtgtatccctggctatcctgaaactcactatgtagactgagctggcctcgaacttacagagatcctcctgcctctgacttgtgagtgctgggattaaaggcatgcaccaccaccaccaccaccaccaccaccaccaccaccaccaccaccaccaccctcctgcTAAGCCTACCGAGTgggttgtttctatttttaaattgtttccatAAAGATTAGAGAAGTGTATGGTTTAGGgggccacagagatggctcagtgcttactGTGCAATAACAAGCACTAGAGTACAAATTACAGCATTTATGCAGCAAGTTAGGCTTCCTGAATATGCCTCAGACCCCTCCTCAGCtcccagggaagcagagacaggagaatcactggggcttgctggttgGTAGTATAGCTGAGTGAATGAGCCCTGCGTTCAGGGAGAGACGCTGCCTCAAAGAATCCTTTTATACTTTCCAGATGGACACACATAAGAACAttcacttacacatacacatatataaatctttgttaaaagaaagaatacagctgtatgtggtggcgcacgcctttaattctagcactgaggaggcagaggcagcaggatctttgagttcagggccagcctggtctaattgagttccaggacagctagggctattacacgaagaaatcctgtctcaaaaaacaaaacaaaaaaaccaacaaaaaaggaaaaaagaaagatagttGGGTGTGGTGCTGTactctttaattccagtacttgggagtcagaggcagatggatcttagAGTTTGTGGCCAATCAgcagggctatatagagaccctgactccaaaaaaaaaaaaaaaaagaaaaagaaaaaagaaataaaggtttAGAAACATTTGATGGTAAGGTTTATTCTTGTTCATTTTCATAATAGCTAGTAGTCTAATAGTTTGTGAATCAATAATGATGTAGGTAGTAAAgacctcttcctttccctgctgTAAGTCAGTTTCTTGGTTTATttagagacatggtctcattacgtagctctggctggccccaaactcacaggtgcttgcctgtctctacttccagagtgctgaagttaaaggtgtgtgtgtcaccatgccttgctctTGTTCTACTCTCTGGAGGTCCCccttagaaaaagagaaagaaactgatgTTTTACTCTGAGAAAGTGAACTGAGTTGGTTGCTGAGGTTAAcaagtttaaagaaaatttaaatcatgTTTTCCCCTCAGCGCTGAGAATCTAACCTAGGGCCTATATATACATGTTCACTAGGCATTGAATCCTGCTATTTTTAGATTTTGAGACTAAGTTGACCAGACTAGCTTTAAACTCATTTTGtaacctaagctggcctcaaacttttggTCTTTCTGCCTTAGACTCCCAAATAGCTGGTATTATGTGCCTAAATCACCAGGCCTGGtgtttaaattgtgttttctatatttcttagtatattttatactaaataataaataaaagttgttcaatgtaaagagaagggaaaataatacatttttataaattttaagaaggagaaattaacaaaaatgttaatttttgctGTCTTTGTTAGGTGGGAGTTTAGCTGATGCTATAAATGAGAACTACAGAATCATGAGCTACTTTACTGAAGGAGAGCTGAAGGATCTGCTTTTGCAAGTTGGCCGGGGCTTGAGATATATACACTCAATGTCTTTGGTTCATATGGATATAAAACCTAGTAAGTATTCCAGATATCTGACTGTGGAACCTGAATATTGGGAATAAATTACTTCATTGTAGCAATATGCAAACATCTTCCtatttttcattgattatttacTAGTATTGTTTTATAATGGGAGGAGtaggcgcgcgcgcacgcgcgtgcacacacacacacacacacacacacaggcccaagTATTTCATAGTTGAATCATTTAAACTGGTATCTGTTTGAGGATCATACTGTGTGTCTGgttatatcattttcttttttcaggtttcactcttcttttttttaaaatatataatttatttttattttctattcattggcattttgcctgcatgtatgtctgtgagggtatcagaagccctggaactggatttatagacagatgtgagctgccatgtgggtgctggggattgaacctgatcctctggaagagcagccagtgctcttaaccactgagccatctctctagcccttctactttttttttttttaatttatttattatgtatatagcatgtatgactgcaggccagaagagggcaccagatctcattatagatggttgtgagccaccatgtggttgctgggaattgaactcaggacctctggaagagtagtcagtgctcttaacctctgagtcatctgtCCAGCCCGCCCTTCTACTTCTTAAAAATGATAAACTTAATCCTACAGATGCacttctctgttttttgtttgtttgtttgtttgttttggtttttcgagacagggtttctctatgtagttttggcgcctgttctggatctctgtctatagaccaggctggcctcaaactcacagagatccacctgcctcggcctcacgagtgctgggattaaaggcgtgtaccaccatggcCCGGCTCACTTCTATGTTTAACTGGTTGCTTTCTTGTATTTTTAGCTTCTGTCTTTCTTATATTTCCTATAAATTGGAAGTTAGAAGGGTCGATGGATTCAAATTAATCATTACAGGCAAGGTGCTTTTCTtaaaaaccagcaacaacaaaaaccaattagctggcagtggtggtggcacacctttaatcccagcactcaaggcagaggcaggtgcatctctgggtttgaagccagcctggtctacagtgcgagttgaaggacagccagggctgttaaacaaaccctgtgtgtgtggagcaattaatttttaatttatatgtatgtatgcatttgagtgaatttatgtgtaccatgtgcaagCAGGAGCCTTTGGAGGCTAGACAAGCATGTTGGATACCTTGGAAGTGAAGTTAGAGGcttttgtgagccaccacgtaggtGCTAGCACcccaaccccagtcctctgcaacagcagtaaGGACTCTTGACCGTTGAGCTATCTCCACATTCCTGGCAATGTTCCTTTAAATTGAattttacagattaaaaaaaatgttttattctaaGAGAGCATGTTGAtttgataaattttaattttaagtagtTTTATACAACTTGTGAATTGCAGTTAAAATTCTTTCAACTGAGtaaagttttttaaaaggaagaaaaaaacaaatgtagtggcatacacctttaatactagcacttgagaggcagaggcaggaggatctctgggattTGGAAGCCAGGCTTGGTTTATATAgttagttccaggctagccaggactgcaTAAGTAaacccctgtctccaaaaaaaaaaaaggaaggaaagaatgtt
The nucleotide sequence above comes from Peromyscus maniculatus bairdii isolate BWxNUB_F1_BW_parent chromosome 1, HU_Pman_BW_mat_3.1, whole genome shotgun sequence. Encoded proteins:
- the Wee1 gene encoding wee1-like protein kinase isoform X2, with product MSFLSRQQPPPTRRAAAACSLRQKLIFAPGSDCEEEEEEEEEEEGSGHSTGEDSAFQEPDSPLPSARSPAEAEAERRRSPGAEPSSPGELEDDLLLRGGGGGAEAAGGGGEGDSWEEEGFGSSSPVKSPATAYFLGPSFSPVHCGGPGDASPPGCGAPRPMEGPGSPPPDYPSTPPHKTFRKLRLFDTPHTPKSLLSKARVIDSSSVKLRGGSLFMDTEKSGKREFDTRQTPHVNINPFTPDPVLLHSSGRCRGRKRAYFNDSSEDMEASDYEFEDETRPAKRITITESNMKSRYETEFHELEKIGSGEFGSVFKCVKRLDGCIYAIKRSKKPLAGSVDEQNALREVYAHAVLGQHSHVVRYFSAWAEDDHMLIQNEYCNGGSLADAINENYRIMSYFTEGELKDLLLQVGRGLRYIHSMSLVHMDIKPSNIFISRTSIPNAVSEEGDEDDWISNKVMFKIGDLGHVTRISSPQVEEGDSRFLANEVLQENYSHLPKADIFALALTVVCAAGAEPLPRNGDQWHEIRQGRLPRIPQVLSQELTELLKVMIHPDPERRPSSMELVKHSVLLSASRKSAEQLRIELNAEKFKNSLLQKELKKAQMAAKVAAEERALFTDRMATRSTTQNVPNFQCSSKVCGVRRNICVCSRKIYQEKMTCSVKTSLS
- the Wee1 gene encoding wee1-like protein kinase isoform X1, translating into MSFLSRQQPPPTRRAAAACSLRQKLIFAPGSDCEEEEEEEEEEEGSGHSTGEDSAFQEPDSPLPSARSPAEAEAERRRSPGAEPSSPGELEDDLLLRGGGGGAEAAGGGGEGDSWEEEGFGSSSPVKSPATAYFLGPSFSPVHCGGPGDASPPGCGAPRPMEGPGSPPPDYPSTPPHKTFRKLRLFDTPHTPKSLLSKARVIDSSSVKLRGGSLFMDTEKSGKREFDTRQTPHVNINPFTPDPVLLHSSGRCRGRKRAYFNDSSEDMEASDYEFEDETRPAKRITITESNMKSRYETEFHELEKIGSGEFGSVFKCVKRLDGCIYAIKRSKKPLAGSVDEQNALREVYAHAVLGQHSHVVRYFSAWAEDDHMLIQNEYCNGGSLADAINENYRIMSYFTEGELKDLLLQVGRGLRYIHSMSLVHMDIKPSNIFISRTSIPNAVSEEGDEDDWISNKVMFKIGDLGHVTRISSPQVEEGDSRFLANEVLQENYSHLPKADIFALALTVVCAAGAEPLPRNGDQWHEIRQGRLPRIPQVLSQELTELLKVMIHPDPERRPSSMELVKHSVLLSASRKSAEQLRIELNAEKFKNSLLQKELKKAQMAAKVAAEERALFTDRMATRSTTQSNRTSRLIGKKMNRSVSLTIY